The Sulfurimonas sp. genome includes the window AGGAAATATATAAAAGACAGCTTTAAAGTATATGCTAGCGGAGATGGTTGTATAGACCCTTATGAGAGTGGGAAACTAAAGTCAGATAGTAAAATAGGTTTAGGATTGGCATTTGGAAGTACCGGTGTATTAGCCCATATAGTATATACCTGCGATAAAATAGCTAAAAACTTACGTCATAATAATTATAACTTAGTAAATGAATTGGTTCTTGATGTTTTTGGATTCTCACGTGGAGCGGCAGAAGCAAGACACTTTGTGAGTTCTATAATGAAAGAGTATGATGTCCAGACATCTGATACAACACGTAAATATACACTAAATACAAGTGATGAATCAAAAAACATATTTTCTCCTTTTTATCCAGAGCAAGGTGGTGTTTATACAAAGGTAGAAGGACGTTACTACTTTAATCCTCTACGAACAGATATTGAAAAAATTACTGTTACAAAAAGTGTAGGTAGAAATAAACGAAATGTAGACTACTATAATCCATATTACAAAAAATATGCAAGAAAACTACAGATAGATTCTGTTTCGTTTCGTTTTATAGGGATTTACGATACTGTAGCTCATTATGGGATTTGTCAAGCAAATGATAATAAAGATTTAAATTTAGATTTTAAAGAGGCTAAATTAGGAAGACTTGTTCATCTCACAGCTGAAGATGAGTACAGAAAAAACTTTGCTATGACACATATTACTGAGAGTGCTTCTAAAAAGTTTCAAGAAGATTCAAAAATGAAAGAGATAGCTCTTCCTGGGGCACACGCTGATGTCGGTGGTGGTTATATGGATAAAGAAAAGAGTCCTCGTTATATCGCTGATGAGAATGAAAAATTGCTTCTTAAATGGAATAAAAAGTATGAGTGGATAAAGAGCAGTCCAGACTTATTTGTAGAGGCAGCTGAAGATATAAAAGAAATTAAGCGAAATAAAAAAGCTGGTTTTTATAGAATTAAAAACTTGATTGAAGATGATAATTTATATATATACAGACCAAAAATTTCAAATAAGTATGAGTATGTTAGCTTGAAGCTTATGCACACGGAAGCTTTGAACTCAGATGATAATTCAGAAAAAGTTCCTTTTGAAGATATCTCAACTCAATATAAAATTGATTCAAGAAATAATAAATTTTTATATAAAGTATATAAAGAGCTAAAAGAAGATAAATTCGAAATGCATGGTGATTTACATAAAGAGTTAAGACAAGGATATCTTCATCATTCAGCTGATTTAGATGGAATAGCTCCTATTGATGTAAATATGCCTTCAATGGACAACTATACCAATAAGAAAGTGGAAATTTACGGCAAAAGAGTTAAATATAGCTCAACAAAAAAACAATCTTGCTTTATTAGTTAACTTCGATAATTGTAATATAACAAATAAGCATATTTTTTAAGTTGTTTGTTGTATTTTAAAGACTATAATAAAACCCAAATTAACTATAAGGAAATTAAATGGATAATCCAGTTTTTATGTCAATCGAGGGTAGCACACAAGGTAATATAACAGAAGGTGCAACAACACCAGAATCAGTAGGTAATATTTATCAGAATGGTCATGAAGATGAGGCGATAGTAAAAGCATTTACTCACAACATCAACATCCCACGAAATACGACTACAGGTCAGCCAACAGGTCAAAGAACTCATAACCCATTGATTGTTACTAAACTAATTGATAAAAGTTCACCACTTCTTTATAATGCACTAACTAAAGGTGAGACTTTAAAGAAAGTAGAACTTAAATGGTATAGAACTTCATATGCAGGTAAACCTGAACATTACTACAGTATGACTCTTGAAGATGCTGTAATAACTAATATGGATGCATCAATGGAATCTCAAGAGAGTTCATCAGCGGCTCAAGTTATGCCTCTTGAAGTAGTATCTTTTTCTTACAGAAAGATTTCTTGGAGACATGAAACTGCTAGTACATCTGGAGAAGATGACTGGAGAGTAGGTGTAGGTGCGTAAGCCCCTATACTTTATTTCGGGGAAACCCGGAAAATAAGTTTTAGTGTGAAAAGTATATTTTAGTACTTTTCATACCAAAGTTTATTAAGTATCTAAGTATCTTTAAAAGGTAGAAAATGTCACAACTAGCATCTCCCATGAACAGTAAAATCCACCAACGAATCTCAGCCCAACTAAAACTATCTGAATATAATCAAGCAGATACTATGATGCAAGGAAGAGACTCCTATAGCGTATATGAACTAGAAGGTAAAAGTTCAATCTTAACTGGATACGAATATAAACTTACCTTCATAAGTGATGAAGAGATAAATGTAGAGGATATAGTAGATACAGAAACAGAACTACACTTAA containing:
- a CDS encoding phospholipase effector Tle1 domain-containing protein, coding for MSEIKRGSSNVYYHDTEFMHVVRFFYNNSGVAAAQNARTRWAFLVVGRDELGDAFLNDKAKSNEDRINEIKDRYLPLLQECVNAKDEPAFTLDKTKISEFRTYPSKFKNKWIIRQSTPSKDANKLKSLLKGFGFFDEASVLKNDKNMHSNFGYLRLDVKICNQYLYADNIEDEAYALVALPYIYNKKDDVYDVLVLSEHASVSLMPKVLVEYGVFFDGTKNSMYNVDFNLDFHKYLSEQTKIVLDTEAIVDYIKKEDRHNQDFYPNAATYIREVDKPQKDKVINAIRDEIQENVRYFQNSSKDKINNEDTKYKSWFQDRASDHSDKVYDFLINIKDGKLNKDTEKAVKDGIILDADTQEYKETLVKEYVYDEILPSGEGSSFVNGYTNIKRLFEHYKAYDPLNLKDSEPRKYIKDSFKVYASGDGCIDPYESGKLKSDSKIGLGLAFGSTGVLAHIVYTCDKIAKNLRHNNYNLVNELVLDVFGFSRGAAEARHFVSSIMKEYDVQTSDTTRKYTLNTSDESKNIFSPFYPEQGGVYTKVEGRYYFNPLRTDIEKITVTKSVGRNKRNVDYYNPYYKKYARKLQIDSVSFRFIGIYDTVAHYGICQANDNKDLNLDFKEAKLGRLVHLTAEDEYRKNFAMTHITESASKKFQEDSKMKEIALPGAHADVGGGYMDKEKSPRYIADENEKLLLKWNKKYEWIKSSPDLFVEAAEDIKEIKRNKKAGFYRIKNLIEDDNLYIYRPKISNKYEYVSLKLMHTEALNSDDNSEKVPFEDISTQYKIDSRNNKFLYKVYKELKEDKFEMHGDLHKELRQGYLHHSADLDGIAPIDVNMPSMDNYTNKKVEIYGKRVKYSSTKKQSCFIS
- a CDS encoding Hcp family type VI secretion system effector yields the protein MDNPVFMSIEGSTQGNITEGATTPESVGNIYQNGHEDEAIVKAFTHNINIPRNTTTGQPTGQRTHNPLIVTKLIDKSSPLLYNALTKGETLKKVELKWYRTSYAGKPEHYYSMTLEDAVITNMDASMESQESSSAAQVMPLEVVSFSYRKISWRHETASTSGEDDWRVGVGA